Genomic window (Chelmon rostratus isolate fCheRos1 chromosome 15, fCheRos1.pri, whole genome shotgun sequence):
TGTTTTATCTTAATTATTCATCTTGTGAGATGGAGGATTGGTTTCCAGAGCAACCGGGCTCATCTCCTCGGAGTCGGACAGACTCTGCCGAAAAGGTCGAAGCAGAAcacaggaggatggaggattACTCAAGATCGTTGAGAACAGTATCCAGCGTTGCATGTCAAATTAACTCCTCCACCCTGCCATCATCGTTGCAGCTGTTTCATCAAGGGACTGCAGCTGGATTGAGCTGAGCCCAGATGAGCAGTCAGTCAAGTTTCAGATGAGATGAGGACAAAGTTGGAAACACagtaaaagattaaaaaaaacaaaacaacccaCCAGTAGTAAACAGGATgggaaatgtggaaaatgttaCGAGATGTTAACCGTTACAGAGCAGCAGTTccacaggacagagaggaagagacagaaaccAAATGAGGCCAGATGGAAGAAGGAACAAACTAAAGATTTATTGAAGGCAGCAGAAGATGCAAAAGACAAGAACAGAATGGtaaagggggagggggggggcggggCACATACAGAGACACTTCTGTGTTCAGATTCAGGTTTAATGTCTTTGTGttacaaaagtttttttttcttgtttttacagCTCCAGAGAGCTTCATAGGTCTGTATTGTTTTATCAAAATATACATGTTTTGAACGTAAAGTGGATATAATCCAAATGATTTTGTGgtacaaaaacatgaatatatacaACCATCAACCCCGATTCATACAATAACCCCACCCCGCccccatatatatataaaaaaaggagaaaaataaaagcttttaacaAAAGTTGAAAGGCATATAATCTTCTACACTGTCAACATCACAGCTATGACTGTGGTTCAATTAAGTATCCATCCTAAAGCAATCTATCAAAGTAGGCTCTTTGTAAAGTCAAACGAAAAGGgatacaatatacagtatacgCTGAAACCCAAAAGATATTTCAACATGTGACTTTTGTCCAAGGCATCTgagaaatggggaaaaaaaggaacttGAAGCCTTGTGTACTTGTGGAATAGCAGGAATGTGAAAAATCTTTTAAGAAACCACAACACTACAAAACAGCGGGGGTAGAAGATACTTTGGTCCTTAACAGCAATAACCGTCTGCAGCTACATGaagcctttttttaaaccatgCATAATAATCTTTTACAAAAATAGAGACACAGCGCATCCGCATCTGGTCCAAAACTACAGTGGTCGAGGCTGTGGAAACTGGTGCTTTGAGGCACGCAGGAATGTGACAACGTTTAAGACTTCAGCGTGATGGTGCCAACTTGGACCTATCATTGAGGAAAAGTGCACTAAACAACCTGACTGTGGTGTAAGTTGACACAGACAGGGAATGGGTGAGGGCTCCCCCAACCTATAATCCTGTTATCCTGAATTTAAGAAATATATACTGGGATTTTATGCACAGTCCAAGACTGTAGTGACTTTCAATTGACAAATGCCTCCAAGCTGCCCTCTCACAGGTAGGATTACCTGAATATAATGGGATAAAGGCATCTTTGTAGGCAGGTAAGATAAAAACACCTGAACGAGAGGTAAACAAAGCCAACTGACCCGGCCAGACGTATTTCAGCCTCAGATTTAACACTGTCAAGGCACTGTGATAATGATCAAACCCAGCCACTACATTTAGGTATCAGTTAAGCTCAGAAATGATACACatgtaaatgctaacattaaaaGAAACGATAAATGAATATATGTGTCCACATATAGATGAACATAATATGGTTAAATGAGGCCCCAAACACCATTGTCCCTACTGAGAAAGGACTAAATGGAGGTGAGTGGGGATTGTAAGACAGGAAGGCTGGACGCAGCTCTACTCCCGCCACAACACACCTAACAGAGCTACACCACCAATCAAAAATATTAGGCATCTAACTGACTTACATTCATAGTTTCTACATACATATAATGGGGATATATGCATACAAATCCTTAGattaacatttgttttaaaaggaaaagattCAATGAGCCACTTTTCCCCCATTTTAACAATGCTGGTACATACAGTATCAAAAGGCctggggggtggaggggggcaaaaaacaaacacaaacaagagaaaaggcaTTTTGAGAGCCACATCTTTCCCAAGCGAAGCCAGAGTAACGCTTTAGGCTATCTGGTCGGGGCAAAGTAAGGCACAAGGCTATAGATAGagatatttaaagaaaaatgtgtccTTATTGAAAACTTTTAGATAGTGGTACGGATCCCCCGAAGCACATAGATGGGCAGTtacagaaggaaaataaaaatggataCTAGAGAAATAAATCGCTGGGTGGTCTGCGAGCCAAAACAAAATCCTTTGTCTCAAACCATTTCTGACTGGCCAAACAGGTTCAAAGTGGCGTTTcaaaaaggcacacacacacacacagatatctatatatatccATACGACCATCATAGTAAAAGGAATGCTGAAGTGTGTCTGGTGTGGATACGATTCATCCACATAAGCATACATCCGTGGAggagggtgtttttttttttttttttttttaagcgatTTGGTCTAAAGTGACAGTTCATCAGCTGCCCTTACTTCACCTCcaataaaacatctgtcttTGTAGAATATTGCCCGTTCCCCAGGACCCCACTTAAAACTTTGCGATGGAACAAATGAACATTAAGGTTTGGGTACCAAGAACATGTCCAGACTGGAACCAGCTCCATCAAAACCAAAGATTTGATCAGAAACATACTGATTCCACTTACTGATTCCTGAGCTGTTTTGACTGATATACTGTCTACGTCGCTTCTTCAACTTTTACCAATGTATGTGAATATTGTTTACCTCATTAAAGGCAGGATCTACTACTAAAACAACTACTGCAGTGGAGGAGTCGAACATACTGCAGCATGGTAAAAGAATGAAGGCCAAAGTCATAATGCCCCAGAATCAGCTAATGTTCGCAGGTctagctcacacacacataagtgtaaaacagcaaaaaaactgGTCATGACAAGAGGGTAAATTCATGTCCACATTTTGATTTCAGTCTTGAGAAAAGAAGATCATGCACACTGCTCTTACTCAGCAATGAGGGAGATCTTCTCTCAAGAATGACGTCATACATATTTACCAACACAACTGCACTGAGATAGTTGGATGTGCGAATATCACTGAAAGAAATATTCTATATCTTAATTCAAAACACCTTGTATTTTATGCTGAATTGCGATTTATGATACTGTAAATCAAAAGGATATAATGACATTTGCTGTAAACAatgtcttgtgttttctcatAACAAAAATTTGGAACCAAGAATCAGAATCAATAAGTAGAATTGATTAAATCCTATACCCAAACCTTTTAATGACAGGAAATAATTAAGAATAGGGGTGAAAGGCGCAACATTCTACAAAGACCCACAGCCATAAATATGTAATGGTGACCATTTCCACTGAAGGCAACCTTGACTAAAGTAGCATTCAAATGGCAATAGActtggagggaggaagaaaaggcacTCAGATGGTGGACTTTGAGAAGGACACTCGAAGGTGGTGGTTCTCTCCCAGATCGTGGTTGTGGAACTCGATGAGGGACTCAATTGCCTCCTCGACTGAGCCCATCTGGATCAGGGCCATCTTGCGGTCCTTTCTGATAAAACATGAGAGAACAACGTGTTCTGAAAGTGTCAACATGCTGCCCTCTTTTGCGAAGGCTGCTCGCTATTTGCTACATTGTACTTGAAAATCTGACTAAACTGTCTTGTTGAGCATTGAGAAAAAGCCGACTATGAATAACACTTCATGGCAACTCTGGAGGTTGTGGAGTGTtatgaagaagaacaagaatTCAACCAACACTAAGGACATAACAATTCTGGAAATGTAGTGTGACTGGACTGAGACTTACTGGAAGAACTTGAAGGCCTTGACTGTGGCTCCTGAGCTGGCAAAAAGTCTCCTGAGGTCATCCTCCACCACAGAAGGCCTgagagcagaaaggaaaacaaagaatcAATATGAAGCATTTATATGGGTTTACATTCCCTTTACTTTATTTGCATTTCTTGCATTTATTTACTGGCATCCTTAAACAATGCACCTCTGGTATAGCATGTTTAGAAAATAATGTCACAATTACTTCATCCCAAGCaccaaaaaaagcaacaatgagtCAGGGCTACAAAGGGAAAAGCTCAGCACACAAAAGCTGCTAGGGAGGAAATGGGAATAAAAATGAGGCTCTTGCAGCAGCACTCACGGTATGTTGGAGAGGTGGAGTGTTGCAGAGGGTGGGAAGATGTTGGAGTAATTTTTGGAGCCAGGCTTCTTGAAACGGTGCAGCGGTGAGTTGCTGTAGTCCTTTGTGAGGCCCTGGTCCTCGTGGCCTTCTCTGGGCAGCTGAACTGTGGTGTGTTTCGAAAAAGCCACACGCATGTCCCTGCCATGAAGACGCTGGCCATTCAGGTGGCTCATAGCTGAGAGAGAATAATAAGATGGTCAACACTTGCTAGAGcgccacacacatacaactcCAAACAAGACTGACTTATGgctgatttcacacatttccataTGTAATTATATATTCAAATAGTTGGacttaaaacatttaaatatatatcaTCAATTCAACATAAGGTCCATAATTTATAGATTAGACcatagatttattttttttaaatcaatttccATTCTTATCCTTCTTGAtgcataaaacaaaaatacatgaaacaaatcaataaaactgttttgtttgttcggTTGAGGCCCACTAGGTAAAGGCTCAAAACAATGTATGGTAAAATGATGTGAAGCGAAACcaagatgaaagaaaattatAGATCAAAGAAGGCAAGCAGTGATTTTGCAGAGCTGGAGTGTAGCTACCTAGCTGAGCCTGTGTGCCATCAGACATCTGGATCAGAGCATTCTCCTTTTTGTTGAATAGGATCTTCACTCTCATCACATCGCCATACACACCTAAGGAGGAAGCGGAAGGTGTCACAACACATGTGCAACAAAGAGCAACACAGCCTTAAGAGGACccacacagccaatcacagcaacaaaaacaatttaaaccGTCAAATCAGGGACATTAATATTCATACTGCTACTAAATGAACACTGGCTGATTATTAAGTAATTGTCAGGCTATTCCGCTAAATTTCTGTTTAACTGTGCATCTCTAGAACTAATTCTGCATAAGCCCTCTTAGATAACAATTACACAGATGCCGACAGCTAAATTAGTTATGCTTGAGAAGGGGGAGGTAGTGATTTgaaggcaaaataaaaaaaatcaaagagtAGTAAAATGAGTATCTCTGATCAGTGTGACCACTCTACAGTGAAGAAAAGGTTGATTTTCTTGACCAACTTGAGGGCCTATGAGAGAGACATGCAAGAATAAACTAAACATGCACATACCCACATTAAGAGGAACTGAGACAGACTGCGAAAGAATAATATGGTGACATAATCCGAGGGACATGTCAACTCACAACTActaaaaaagcagcagcatttcatCTATGTACTATGTTGCTGAGTGACTCAAGGCAAGCACAGAAAAATCAACTTAACAAAACTGAAATTTGATGAATTTTCATGGCTTAAAAATTGGAACGTGCGGAACCAAATAAAGTGTTGACTTTTATCCTTTCCTGAGGGTGATGCTTTAGAATTTAGATCAGCTTCTCGCCTGATTCCTGAACAAAATGATTCCCACATTTCTATTTAGTAAGGCAATATTTCCATTGAGGGGCTTTGCTCTTTGAAGatgaaaaagtgcaaatgttttttttccccacagacaGCCAACCActgctgttaaaaatgaaatgctgcagctttgtgtggTGTTCTCACCTTACTGTcctcacacaaactcacaacaaccacaacaggCCATACAAAATCCCCAACAAAAGACACCCCCACCCTTCATAGCCCTGTAGCCTGATGACCAGACatcagtggttaaaaaaaaaacaaagccaacaaCATGAGACAAGACATGCCCACCTTGCGAGgtaacagtagtaataaaaaaggagatgaaaggaTGATAACGTACCGAAAAGAATAAAGAGGCAGTGTGGCGTAACGCTCTTTAGAGACAGCAGGGGGAGCAGCGGGGCAGGGGGCCAAAGGGGGATAGGGAACaggggagaggggaaaaaagacgGAGCGGAGTGGAGGACAGTGGAGTGGAGTCGGGACATGTCCGCAGGCCACAGGCAGCGAGGTCCACAGGAAGGCCACAGTACcatggaggaaggagaggagatgagggacGAAGAGAATGAAGAGAGgacaagaggagaaagagaggattcaaacagcatgaaagaggagggagaagagaacaGACGAagatgaggtggaggaaggaaagaagataATGGAGGGATGATGATCAGGGGACCAGAGAGGTGCcaatgttgtgtgtttgttgtgtttttttaaatttgcaggTGATGTCCAAATTGGGGGCAATGAATGGGGGAGAAAGAGGGTTGGGTAGGTGGAAGGAGCAGTAACAGAGGAGTGggcagaggggagaggacagAAATTGGTCAGAACAATTGGTCGTGGGGCGTGCAGTCAGTTGGCAAGAGTTGAGGTGAGGgggttttaaaacaaaaaagagggagagagggacagagaaagaagagagagaaaaaggaagtaAAAAACAAGGTCAGTATACACAAAGAAATGTAGTGCTTCAGACAGTAGAACTGGCTAAATTAAAATGCACTGTCACTATGGGAACActaggagaaaaagaagagaaaaaagattaacaatgaaatacagaaaaaggcagagacaATATGTACTTTTGAATTACATTCTATGTTTTAGTTTATCTAAAATTACATTATAATAAAACAGTCAAGTGTGAATATCAATTGTTATAATCCTGGTCCAAGCTGATCTTAAAATTGACCTGTTTAATGCAATGACTACATTACTACAGTGAATGTAATGAGTGTAACAGGCTACTTATACATTCtacacactatatatatatatatatatatgtatacatatattaaaaaaaccTAAATTGCAGAcgtgtttctttaaaaaatacaaagaaaaaagtaatattgtCTCTCCAACAACTCAAGAATGATTTCAACTAATGGACAAAAATGAAGATATGAAAtggtaagtaaaaaaaaaaaagaagttagTGTTTTGAATAAACTTAAAATTCACAGTGAGCAAAGTGGCAGGTCAGAAATGCAGCAGGTTTGGTCAAACACAGAGAGGTCCTGAAAGAGAAGAGGTTTTGACTCGATGACCcccttttaattaaaaacagtggTAAGGGTACTCCAACTAGTCTCACGTGAGGGTGATGGGAAATGGGGGGAAAAGCACTGGAGCTCTTGAACAAATGGATCCAGGTTCATGAACCATAGTGTAAACAAATAGCACTGTAACATTTGAACAGTTCTTAGCACTGCACTCATAGAAGCAGGAACTGTTTAAGCCTAGTGAGAGTACTGACCTGAGGGTTCAGATTGCTGACCAACAAGACATTGTGTCCCCCAGAGGGAGCGAGCCCTGACAGTCCGAGCCGGCTGGCGGCCGCTGCTGCAGCCGCCATGCCACCATGGCCCACACCCAGGGACGCCAGGGCACTGGGAATGCCAGGCACTGACAGAcctaagaaaaacaaaatatttattacTTTGAGCTTATTGCTCTCCTCATACTGAAGAGGCCTGGTAAGAGGAATATGAAAACtgggaaaaacatgaaatcgTAGCATCAAAGCCAATTAAATATTATGTGTAGCAGGCAAATGTTTGGAGAAGGGATACACATCTCAAATGGAATAGCAAGGTGAGAGACAGTTTGTGTACTGACCTGCTGTCTGTTGGATGGCAAAGGCTGGGGGGAAGGCATGGGCTCCACCATAGGGAGAGGCTGAGATTATGCCGGGCGCAGCTGGAAcatgaaaagaacagaaacttCTCCATCAAATCAATACTTAATCAGGATTTAAAAACTAAGAAAATgctcaaaaacaaactgataaataaaagaagCAAAACCTAGAATCAAAAGGCAACTGGATTATGTATAGTTAGGCTTGTTAACATTTATAGATGATGATCagaaccacatacacacaaacctCTTCCAATCTTACCAAATGCAGCAGCTGCCATGGTCTGGTGGTCAATGGAGGGCTGTGAATCAGCAGTAGGGAGGTCTGGTCGGGTGTAATCCCTACTCTTATCGTTGTTGTACTTGACATTGAGGCTGGTGAGCTTGGAGAAGCTGATTCTCAGGGTACAGCAGGCATTGTAGATGTTCTGTCCAtccagagactgagagagattTGAAGCATTACAGTTAAGACAACTTATGTGATGTGTGACACTTTTTGATCAAAATGTGGCAGTGTAGACACTCCACTGTGGCTGCGGCTTTTCTTTAATTTGGTTCATCAGCCATACATATTCTCAATCCTACTGCAAAGGTAACAAAGCATCCAGTTTCCCTATGGTAACAAGCACAGAAACATCAGGACTAAAAGCATTAGTAGTACAAGTCTCACCAGTTTGGCGTGCTGTGCTGTCATGCCATCGGCATATTGGATCAGAGCCTGGAACTGGT
Coding sequences:
- the LOC121618231 gene encoding polypyrimidine tract-binding protein 1-like isoform X2, whose protein sequence is MDGRLDADLYPLGSGYVPEIEGVHDISVGTKRGSDELFSSCISNGPYIMNSANGNDTKKFKGDVRSPGVPSRVVHVRKLPNDINEAEVIGLGLPFGKVTNLLMLKGKNQAFLELNSEECAQTMVSYYSSVTPVIRNHPIYMQYSTHKELKTDNSPNQVRAQAALQAVNALHGGGMGSMAISTDAASIGGGAAQSPVLRVIVENLFYPVTLDVLHQIFSKFGTVLKIITFTKNNQFQALIQYADGMTAQHAKLSLDGQNIYNACCTLRISFSKLTSLNVKYNNDKSRDYTRPDLPTADSQPSIDHQTMAAAAFAAPGIISASPYGGAHAFPPAFAIQQTAGLSVPGIPSALASLGVGHGGMAAAAAAASRLGLSGLAPSGGHNVLLVSNLNPQSVTPHCLFILFGVYGDVMRVKILFNKKENALIQMSDGTQAQLAMSHLNGQRLHGRDMRVAFSKHTTVQLPREGHEDQGLTKDYSNSPLHRFKKPGSKNYSNIFPPSATLHLSNIPPSVVEDDLRRLFASSGATVKAFKFFQKDRKMALIQMGSVEEAIESLIEFHNHDLGENHHLRVSFSKSTI
- the LOC121618231 gene encoding polypyrimidine tract-binding protein 1-like isoform X1 translates to MFTLNVLPTHYSRLDADLYPLGSGYVPEIEGVHDISVGTKRGSDELFSSCISNGPYIMNSANGNDTKKFKGDVRSPGVPSRVVHVRKLPNDINEAEVIGLGLPFGKVTNLLMLKGKNQAFLELNSEECAQTMVSYYSSVTPVIRNHPIYMQYSTHKELKTDNSPNQVRAQAALQAVNALHGGGMGSMAISTDAASIGGGAAQSPVLRVIVENLFYPVTLDVLHQIFSKFGTVLKIITFTKNNQFQALIQYADGMTAQHAKLSLDGQNIYNACCTLRISFSKLTSLNVKYNNDKSRDYTRPDLPTADSQPSIDHQTMAAAAFAAPGIISASPYGGAHAFPPAFAIQQTAGLSVPGIPSALASLGVGHGGMAAAAAAASRLGLSGLAPSGGHNVLLVSNLNPQSVTPHCLFILFGVYGDVMRVKILFNKKENALIQMSDGTQAQLAMSHLNGQRLHGRDMRVAFSKHTTVQLPREGHEDQGLTKDYSNSPLHRFKKPGSKNYSNIFPPSATLHLSNIPPSVVEDDLRRLFASSGATVKAFKFFQKDRKMALIQMGSVEEAIESLIEFHNHDLGENHHLRVSFSKSTI
- the LOC121618231 gene encoding polypyrimidine tract-binding protein 1-like isoform X3 — encoded protein: MNSANGNDTKKFKGDVRSPGVPSRVVHVRKLPNDINEAEVIGLGLPFGKVTNLLMLKGKNQAFLELNSEECAQTMVSYYSSVTPVIRNHPIYMQYSTHKELKTDNSPNQVRAQAALQAVNALHGGGMGSMAISTDAASIGGGAAQSPVLRVIVENLFYPVTLDVLHQIFSKFGTVLKIITFTKNNQFQALIQYADGMTAQHAKLSLDGQNIYNACCTLRISFSKLTSLNVKYNNDKSRDYTRPDLPTADSQPSIDHQTMAAAAFAAPGIISASPYGGAHAFPPAFAIQQTAGLSVPGIPSALASLGVGHGGMAAAAAAASRLGLSGLAPSGGHNVLLVSNLNPQSVTPHCLFILFGVYGDVMRVKILFNKKENALIQMSDGTQAQLAMSHLNGQRLHGRDMRVAFSKHTTVQLPREGHEDQGLTKDYSNSPLHRFKKPGSKNYSNIFPPSATLHLSNIPPSVVEDDLRRLFASSGATVKAFKFFQKDRKMALIQMGSVEEAIESLIEFHNHDLGENHHLRVSFSKSTI